TCCGCCGGGACGATATGCGGAGGTTGTTATTTATGTCCACCCTGACAAAAGACCCGACACGTTACAAAGAACGTGCGTACTGGGGAGGCGTATTGGCCATGACGCTATGCGTCTTTGCACTGGTGGCATCAGAATTTATGCCGGTTAGCCTGCTTACGCCGATAGCAAAAGATTTGGCAATAAGCGAAGGCCAGGCGGGCCAGGGCATCGCGATTTCCGGTGCGCTGGCGGTATTAACCAGCCTGTTTATCTCAACCCTGGCCGGCAACCTGAACCGCAAGGTGTTGCTGCTGGCGATGACCGCGCTGATGGCGATTTCCGGCGCAGTTATCGCGCTTGCCTCCAGTTATCTCACCTATATGGCTGGCCGCGCGCTAATCGGCGTGGCTATTGGCGGCTTCTGGTCGCTCTCTGCCGCTACGGCGATTCGTCTGGTGCCGTCGCGCCAGGTACCGCGCGCGCTGGCGATATTTAATGGCGGTAATGCGCTGGCGACCGTGATCGCCGCTCCGCTTGGTAGCTATTTGAGCGCGGTTATCGGCTGGCGCGGCGCTTTTTTTTGCCTGGTTCCAGTCGCGGCCATCGCCTTTATCTGGCAATGCTTCAGCCTGCCGGCGATGAAGAGCGAAAGTCGCGATAAATCCAGCGGCACGGTTTTTCGTCTGTTTGCTAATCCGCTGGTAACGGTGGGGTTGGCGTCCTGCGGCCTGTTTTTTATGGGGCAGTTTTCACTGTTTACCTATGTGCGTCCGTTCCTTGAAACGGTCACGCAGGTTGATGTCACCACACTCTCTTTGATCCTACTCACCATTGGCGTGATGGGATTTATTGGCACGCTGGCTATCGGCGCATTTTTAAACCGGGGCTTTTACCGCACGCTGATCGCCATTCCTCTCCTGATGGCGGTGATTGCCGCACTGCTGATGTTTTTTGGCCATCGCGTCTGGATTGTCGCTCCGCTGCTCGGTTTGTGGGGGCTGATCGCTACCGCTGCGCCAACCGGTTGGTGGACCTGGGTTGCCAGAACGTTGCCGGATGATGCCGAGGCGGGCGGCGGGCTGATGGTGGCGGTGGTACAGCTTTCTATCGCCCTTGGCTCTACCGTTGGCGGCTTTGCCTTTGACCACAGCGGTTACCAAAGCACTTTTATTATTAGCGGCCTGCTGTTGGTTATCGCTGCCGCTCTGACTTTATTGACGTCGCGTAAAGATACCCACTCAACCCACTGAGGGCTTTTACATGAAGATATTTACCATGCTGTTAGGGCTGTTAATCAGCTCGTTTGCTGCAACAGGAGCCGATATGTCGAACGGAGCAGATAATTTTTACCAAAGCGATAAGGTTATCCGTCAAAAAGTGACCTTTAAAAACCAGTACCAGATGAATGTCACCGGCAATCTGTTTATGCCGAAAGAGATGAATCAGAACAGTAAAAACCCAGCGATTATCGTGGGGCATCCTATGGGCGCGGTAAAAGAGCAAAGCTCAAACCTGTATGCCCAGAAGCTGGCGGAGCAGGGGTTTGTCACGTTGGCTATCGATCTCTCTTTCTGGGGCGAAAGCGAAGGACAGCCGCGTAACGCCGTCTCGCCGGATATCTATGCGGAAGACTTTAGTGCCGCGGTGGATTACCTCGGCACGCGTCCCTGGATCGATCACAATCGTATCGGCGTGCTGGGCATCTGCGGCAGTGGCAGCTTTGTGATCAGCGCGGCGAAAATCGATCCACGTATGAAGGCGATCGCAACCGTCAGCATGTATGACATGGGCTCCGCTAATCGCAATGCGCTACATCACTCCTTAACCCTGGCGCAGCGTAAGCAGATCATTGCCGACGCGGCAGAGCAGCGTTATACGGAATTTACCGGCGGCGAGAAGAAATACACCAGCGGCACCGTGCATAAAATCGATGAAAACTCCTCGCCGATTGAGAAAGAGTTTTATGACTTCTATCGCACGCCGCGCGGTGAATTCACGCCGCAAGGTACCACGTCACAGCTGACCACGCATCCGACCCTGACCAGCAACGTGAAGTTTATGAATTTCTATCCGTTTAACGATATCGAGACCATTTCACCGCGTCCTGTGCTGTTTATCACCGGCGATCAAGCGCATTCGAAAGAGTTCAGCGAAGATGCCTGGAAGCGTGCCGGACAGCCGAAAGAGCTTTATATCGTGCCGGGCGCCGGTCATGTGGATCTCTATGATCGCACCGACCTGATTCCTTTTGCCAAACTGACTGCATTCTTCAAAGATAATTTGAAATAACGCTAAGGCCGCGCCTTACGGGGCGCGGCAATAAGGAGGCCCACTTCAGCTGCCGTTAACGTTACAGATGAAGCAGAAACGCAGCCTGCCCGGTCTCTTTCGCCCGTTTATCCTTTAACGCGGTCAGCTCATCCGCCCGCAACAGCTTTAGTGCAAAGGTGGGGCACACTTCCACGCAGGCCGGGCCCGCTTCACGCGCGGCGCACAGATCGCATTTGATGATTTCGGCGCTGTCGGCATTCGCTGACGCTTCAATCGAAATACAACCGAAAGGGCAGGCGACAATACAGTTCTTGCAGCCAATACAGCGCGCTGAATCAGACCGCACCCGATGTTTATCCAGACTCAGCGCCCCGGTTGGACAGGCGCTGACGCAGGGCGCATTTTCACACTGATGGCAGATTGCCGGCGCGCTGGCCAGGCTTGATTTATACACATTAAGCCGCGGAAAAAAGGCCGTCTGGTTAACGCTGCCCTGTGGTAAATGCGCCTGAGCGCAGGCAATTTCACAGGTCCGGCAGGCGATGCATCGTTGCGCATCAACAAGAATAAAGTCGGTCATAGTGCCTCCTGCATCGCTTTAAGCTTCGTTGGCTGCTGATCCAGCATGGTTAAGATATCGCGCGCCGCCTGACGGCCCGCCGCCATCGCGGTAACTACCAGATCGGCGCCGTGCACCGCATCCCCGCCGGCAAAAACTTTGCGCTGGCTGGTTCGCGTGGCAAGCCTTGCGCTGCCGCCGGTTTTAATTAATCCCCACTCATCCCGTTTTATCGCGTACCGATCCAACCAGGGCATCGCGTGCGGCCGAAACCCCAGGGCCATAATCAGCACATCAGCCGGCTGCACAAACTCAGAACCTTTTACCGGCTGCGGCCTTCTGCGGCCGTCAGGGCCGGGCTCGCCTGGCTGCGTGCGTATCAGCCTGATGCCGTTGACCCGCCCCTTACGATCGCGCTGAATATGCTGAGGCTGAACGTTAAATAAAAATTCCACGCCCTCTTCGCGCGCGTTCAACACCTCTTTTTTGGAGCCAGGCATGCTGGCCTCATCGCGCCGATAGGCGCAGGTAACGCTGGCCGCTTCGCGTCGGATAGCCGTGCGCAGGCAATCCATCGCGGTATCGCCGCCGCCCAGTACCACTACATTTTTGCCTCGCACATTAATCCAGGGATAGCGGCGGTCCTCATCCAGCCCCTTTACCTCACGGGTGCTGGCGATCAGAAACGGCAGCGCCTGCACCACGCCGGGCGCATCTTCATGTGCCAGGCCAGCCTGCAAGAAGCCGTAGGTGCCGGTAGCCAGGAAGACGGCGTCATAGTGGACCATCAGCTCGCTGAACAGAACGTCGCGGCCGATTTCGCAGTTAAGATGAAACCGGATGCCCATCGTGCTGAAGATATCGCGGCGGTGCGCCATCAGCGCTTTGTCCAGCTTGAACGGCGGAATGCCAAAGGTCAGCAGCCCGCCGATTTCCGGATGGCGATCGAACACCTCCGCCTGAATACCGGCGCGCGCCAGAATATCGGCGCAGCCTAATCCGGCCGGACCGGCGCCGATAATAGCGACTTTTTCAGCGCGCGGCGTGACCGCGCCGATGGCTGGCCGCCAGCCCATTTCAAAGGCGGTGTCGGTGATATAGCGCTCCAGGTTGCCGATGGTTACCGCGCCGCTGCGGCTTTTTAACGTACATGCTCCTTCGCAAAGGCGATCCTGTGGGCAAACCCGCCCGCAGATTTCCGGCAGGGTGCTGGTTTGGTGGCATAGCTCTGCCGCCGCAAGAATATCGCCCTGATCGACCAGGCGAATAAAATCGGGAATGGCGTTATGTAACGGGCAGGTCCAGTTACACCAGGCTTTCTGCGCGCAGTAAAGGCAGCGGCGGCTTTCCGCGCCAGCGCGCTCTGCTTCCAGCCCCCGGTAGATCTCCTGAAAATGCGTCTTGCGTTGCGCCGCATCGATTTTTAACGCGCCCTGGCGAGCGGGTTTATCCAGCAGGCGTGCGGCTAAGCCGGGCGCGGTGTTGGGTTGATCATCGCCGCAGACGGTGCGGCGTTGCCGCTGATGCCGCAGCGCCGCCAGCGTTGGGCCATCCAGCAGATGCAAAGCCTGGGTAGGGCAGTTGGCCACACAGGCTGGAGCGGCCTGATGGCCGCAGAGATCGCATTTCTGGGCGGCAGCCGTCCGATCTGGCCGGGAGACCATCTTAATCGCGCCGAAGGGGCAGGCGACCAGGCAATTTTTACAGCCGATGCAGCGCTGCTCAACCAGCTTTATCTCTCCATCGCCAAATTGCAGCGCGTCCACGGGACAGCTCGTCACACAGGGCGCGTCATTACAATGACGACAGGTTACGGCGACGCTGCTTGCTCCCTGAAACGCAACCTGAATACGCGGTATAAATGCCGAACGTTCCTCTGGCCAGAGATGATGATTATGCGCCACGACACAGGCAACTTCGCAGGCGTGACAACCGATACATTCGCGGGGATCGGCAACAATAAATTTATTCATTTACGTCCCTTATTATTATTTTCGCCATTACTCTCACGCCAGAGAGATGCAATAAACGTACGCACTCTTTCTCCGCATGCAGATTTACCTTAACTTTGTGGCGCATCTCAAACAATTTCCCCGCTTTAGCGCGCAGGCGACAAATGGATATTGTTCACTTCTCATTTCGCGTTCTCACTTTGATAAAATTGCGTCACAGTGAAAAAGCGCGCACGCCGTTAGCAGTGACAATCAAAAACAATGTGGGCGGGTAATTGCCCAATTTTATTGGTTTACATCACAACTCTTTTGCTTCTCATCTGACTTATTAATTTCTGGCACATCCCTTGCTGATACCTGAAAGAAAGTGAGCAATCTGGTATTTGCACCAGGGAGATAACGCGCTAATGGAAACAACAATTGTGGGAAGTGAAGTGCCGCGAACGGATGGCGCCGCCAAAGTAAAAGGGCTGGCGGTTTATGGCGACGATCTGGTAATGAAAAATATGCTGTATGGCGTTTGTCGCTATGCGGATATTCCTGCCGGGCAGATTACCTCGCTGGATCTCTCTGAGGCCCGGAGCGTGCCTGGCGTGGTGAGAATCGCGACCTGGGACGATATCCCCGGCGAAAAAAAGATTGGCGTGGTGACGCCCGATTATCCGCCTATCGTGGAGCGGGACATTGCGTTTCGCGGCGATGTGGTGGCGGTGGTGGCGGCAGAAACCTATGAGGCCGCCTGCCTGGCGGCGGAAAAAATAAAAATAGCCTATAAGCCCTGCATGCCGGTGACTTCCCCGCAGGAAGCGCTTCAGCCCGGCGCCCGTTTAATTCACCCCGACAGCGACAGTAATATTATTAATCATCATTTCACCCTGAAAGGGGATATTGACGCCGGGTTCGCCACCTCAACGCATATATTTGAGCGCGAGTATCAGGTGGGTTTTCAGGAGCACGCTTATATAGAGCCGGAATCTATTACCACCTGCTATGACGATAATGAACAAATCATCACCCTTTATGGATCGATACAAAATGCCCATCGCGTGCGCGGCTTCGTCGCGAAATATTTGGGGCTGCCCCATGCAAAGGTAAATGTTAAGCGCTCGGTGCTGGGCGGCTCTTTTGGCGGCAAGGACGATATTATCGATCATCTCGCCTGCCGCGCGGCGCTGCTGACATGGCTCACTTCCCGTCCGGTGAAAATGACCTATAACCGCGAACAATCGATGCGGGAAAGCTATAAACGCCATCCTTACACCATGAAATATAAAATTGGTCTTGATGACGATGCGCGAATTCAGGCGATTAAAATCGATGTGCTGGCGGATGGTGGCAGCTATGCCGGGCAGACCGTATTCGTCACCTGGCGCAGCTCAGTGCAGGCGGCGGGCCCCTATAACATTCCTAACGTGCGTATCGATGTCACCGGGGTGTATACCAACAATAACTACACCTCCGCCTACCGCGGCTTCGGCGCGCCGCAGGTGATTTTCGCCAACGAATCTTTAATGGATGAAGTGGCTCAGGCGATGGGGCTGTCGCCGGTTGAGTTGCGCCTGCGTAATATTCTGCGACAGGGGGATACCAGTATGGCCGGGCAGGTGCTTTCCGGCCACACGGTTTCCGCCAGCGAAGTGTTGCAAAAGGCGATCGATAAAACGGATTTTGAGGATAAGCGCCGCCATTACGCCGCGCTGAACGCAGCCGGCGGGCCAATAAAATATGGCATCGGGCTGGCGCTAAGCCACCGTGGCTGTTCGCTGGGGGCGGAAGGGCTGGATGCTTCGTCCGCGCTGATTCAGGTAAACGCCGATGGCAGCATCAATATCTCTACCTCCGTTTCAGAAAACGGCCAGGGATTACAAACCACCATGTCGCTGATCGCCGCCGAAGCCTTTGGCGTTCCGCTGGAGAGCGTAAGCTTCAGCGAGCCTGCCACGGCGATGATCGCTGATGGCGGCTCTACCGTCGCCTCCCGCGGTACGCTGATGGGCGGCCAGGCGGTGCTGAACGCGGCAGACAAAATCAAACAGCGTATGGCAAACGCCATCGCTGAGCGGTTGAGTATTCAGGATGATAAGGATCTGGTCTGGGAAAATGGCCGGGTTTTCAATCGCCATCATCCCTACAACCGGCTGCTGTTTACCGAGGTGGTGAATCTCACCAAAGCCACCGGAGCCAACCTTTCCGCTTACGGCTGGCATGTCGCGCCGCCTATTCACTGGGATGAAGAAAAAGGCACCGGCAACCCTTATTTCACGTGGGTGTATGGCTGTCAGGTAGCAGATATAACGCTGGATACGCGCACCGGGAAAATTGAGATCGTACGCGCCACGGCGGTTCATGATGTCGGCAAAGTCATTAATAAAGTGGGCTTTGAGGGACAGGTGTGCGGCGGCATCGCGCAGGGGATGGTCGGGTACGGCATGCTGGAAGATTTCAATATTGAACAGGGCGACGTGAAATCGGAAAACTTTGATACCTACCTGCTGCCCACCATCAAAGATATGCCGGAGATCGATATTATCGCCGTCGAAAACCACGATAACGCTGGGCCTTATGGCGCGAAGGTGCTGGGCGAACCGGTGCTGGAACTGGGGGCGGCGGCGCTGAATAATGCCGTCAGCTTCGCTATGGGTCAACGCAACTACACGCTGCCCCTGACGCTGGAGCAGGTGAAGCTGGGCTATGCGCTGAAAAAGCCGGAGCGTCAGAGTGAATTGATGGTGTCGTCGGGCGAGAAAAAACAGGTGCTGCGTATCAATACCCTGCAACTGCAGCGCGCGAAAACGCTGGATGAAGCGCTTGATTATCTGGCCGAGGGCCACGCGCGCCCGGTTGCCGGCGGAACGGATGTGCTGGTGCAGGCGCGCCTGAGCAACGATCCGCTAAAGCTGGTGGATATTTCAGGCGTGCAAGCGCTTAAAATGCTGGAGGAAACTGCCGATGGGGGCGTGGCGATTGGCGCGGGCGTCTGCTTTAGCGATTTGACCGCTTCCCCGTGGGTGCAGAAAAAATATCCATTGTTGGTCACCGCCTGCAACACTATCGGTTCGCTACAGTTGCGCAATCGGGCGACGCTGGGCGGAAATATCGCCAACGCCGCACCCTGTGCCGATTCGGTGCCGCCATTGATTATCTACGATGCCGACGTTGAGCTGCAAAGCCGCCGGCGCGGTATCCGCCGGGTTCCGCTTGGCGATTTTATTACCGCAGGCTACCGTACTTTGCTGCAACCAGATGAATTATTAACCGCCGTGATCCTGCCGCCGCCGCCAGAATATGAACGCTTGCAACAGCGTTATCTGCAATTAGGTCGTCGTAACGCGTTAAATATTACGCGTCAGAGCCTGACTGGACAGTTTGTTATCGATAACGCCAAAAACCTGATCCGCTGTCGCCTGGTTGACGGGGCGATGTTCAGCAAACCGCAGCGCCTGATCAGGCTGGAAAAATGCCTGACGGGCCGTCGTCTCGATGCCCAGCTGATCGAAGAAGGGGCATCGGTCATGCACGACATGCTCAACCAAGCGATCGGCACGCGCTGGTCCGCCGCTTACAAGGTGCCCGTTGGCGTTGAGATGTTGCGTCAAATGCTGGAAGAGGCGCTGACCGCGCAACAACAATAAGGTGAGGTGAGCGATGAAGGTAATCGAACTGAAAGTAAACGGTATTTGTGTACGGCGTGAAGTAGACGACAATCGCCGGTTAATTGATTTTTTGCGGGAAGATCTTCAGCTTACCGGGACGAAAGAGGGATGTTCCGTTGGTGAATGCGGGGCCTGTACGGTGATCCTCGAAGGAAAGGCGGTGTGCTCTTGTCTGTTGCTGGCGGCACAGTGTGACGGTGCGCAGATCACTACGGTGGAGGCGCTTCGTCATGACAAAATCGGCCAGCGGCTGCAGTCCGCTTTCGTACGTCACGGCGGCGTGCAGTGCGGCTTTTGCACTCCCGGATTTTTAATGAGCGCCAAAGCGCTGCTGGACGCCACGCCTCGTCCCAGCGACCGGCAGATTTACGATGCGCTGGAAGGTAACCTGTGTCGCTGTACCGGTTATCGTCCGATTATCAAATCGATAAAAGCGGTACTGGAAGAAACATAATGGCCCGCAACGCAGGCGCGAAAAAACAGTGCCTGGTGCTGGCCGCCGGGCTCTCTTCGCGTATGGGCGAATGGAAGATGATGTTGCCCTGGGGCGATACCACCATTCTGGATAGCGCCCTGGAGAATGCGCTGTCATTTTGCGATCGGGTGTTACTTGTCACCGGCTATCAGGGAGCGCGGTTACAGCGGCGCTATGCGGGACGCGCCGCGATTACGCTGTGCCATAACGAGAACTATCTTCAGGGGATGTTTTCTTCCGTTCGCTGTGGCGCGAAGCGGCTTGCGCCAGGCGATTTTTTTGTGGTGCCGGGCGATATGCCGCTGCTGAGCGGGGAAATTTATGCCGCGCTTTGGCGGCATCGTTATCTCAACTGCTGTCTGGTACCGGAATATGATGGCGGCTGCGGGCATCCCGTGCTGCTGCCCGCCGATATGCGCGAGGTTATTTTGCAGGCAAATAACGAAGCGAATCTGAAAGCCCTGGTTAAAGCGCGAGGGCGGCAGCCTGTATCGGTTGCTACTCCCTGCATTCACTGGGATCTGGATACGCCAGCCCAGTATCAACAGTTGTTCGGCATCCCGCTTATGTCAGACCATACTTTTTAATTTTACGGTAAAGCGTCGCCACGCCGATTCCCAGCTCATCGGCGATCTGCTTTTTATTATGAACGCGCTGTAGCGCCTCCTCAATTAAGCTCTTTTCCACTTTTTTCAGATTGGATACCGCATCGTTTTCTGCTGATGTGGCAGGAAAGGTAGCTGATGTCGCCACGATTTTTTCCGACGCGTCAGGCATCTCACTCGGGTAAGCGCGCAGATGATAAACCGGCGGCAGCAGTGAGCTGTCAATCACTTCTCCTTCGGGCACGATATTCACCAGATATTCCACCAGGTTGCTGAGCTCTCTGACGTTGCCGGGCCATGGATAGGCGCTTAACAAACGCAGCACTTCAGGGCTGACCCCGCTTACCGGCCGGCCGATTCTTTCCGCATGCAGGACAAGGAAATGATTCAGCAGCAGAACCAGATCGTTTTCCCGCTTCCGCAGCGGTGGAAGATGAAGCGGCACCACATTGAGACGATAATAGAGATCTTCGCGAAAAAGCCCCAGGCTAATCTTTTCCTGCAGGTTTTGATGGGTAGCGGAGATAATACGAATATCGACCTGAACAGGCTGACTGGCGCCTATCGGCATCACTTCCCGGCTTTCAATGGCCCGCAGTAACCGGGCCTGTAACGTCAGCGGCATATCGCCAATCTCATCCAGAAAAAGCGTGCCGCCGCTCGCCAGCTGGATTAACCCTTTTTTCCCGCCGGGCGCGGCCCCGGTGAAGGCTCCTCTGGCATAACCGAACAGCTCGCTTTCCAACAGGTTTTCCGGAATCGCCGCGCAATTAATCGCAATAAAGGCTTTTTCATATCTTGGGCTTAAGCGATGAATGGCATGGGCGACCACCTCTTTCCCGGTGCCGCTCTCTCCGATAATCATTACGCTGGAGGGGCTGGGCGCAATGCGGTTAATTAACGCCTTCAGGTTGCGCATGACGCATGAATTGCCGGTCAGGTTTTTTATCTCCGGCGTTTCCGGTTCGCGCCGGTCATTGATAGGCTGCAGGCTACGGAACAGCACCAGCAATACGCCATTATCGCTCTCTTGCCAGCGGCCGTACAAACGCCAGCAATGATCATTCAGGCTAAGAGTAATATCCTGTTCAGCACGTTCTTTATTTAATAAGGGCGAGATAACTGCCGGCGTGGGCGGCGGCTCGCTAATATTGAGCTGCTGGCGAGCAACGTTATTAATAAAGATAATACGTCGCTGCGCATCAAACAAAATAACGCCCTGTTCCGTCTGCTGAGCCATAAATGTCAGTAATGGATCGATGCGGCTCTCTTTTTGTTGCAGCTCAGTAATATTATCCGCCAGCAGAGTGGAAATATGGCGAATATATTCGATAAACATGGTGGTATGCGCGCGCAAATGATGCAGCTGCTCGTTATTCATGGCCACCAGACTGATCACCCCCAGGCAATGCTGTTTATAAATAACCGGAACGCCCACAAAACCACGCTCTTTACAGCTTTCCCGCTGGGTACAGGCCTGGCATAGCGAATTGCGCTGAGAATCAAAAATGACCACCTCCCGTTGCCGCTCGATAAC
This Mixta hanseatica DNA region includes the following protein-coding sequences:
- a CDS encoding MFS transporter, producing MSTLTKDPTRYKERAYWGGVLAMTLCVFALVASEFMPVSLLTPIAKDLAISEGQAGQGIAISGALAVLTSLFISTLAGNLNRKVLLLAMTALMAISGAVIALASSYLTYMAGRALIGVAIGGFWSLSAATAIRLVPSRQVPRALAIFNGGNALATVIAAPLGSYLSAVIGWRGAFFCLVPVAAIAFIWQCFSLPAMKSESRDKSSGTVFRLFANPLVTVGLASCGLFFMGQFSLFTYVRPFLETVTQVDVTTLSLILLTIGVMGFIGTLAIGAFLNRGFYRTLIAIPLLMAVIAALLMFFGHRVWIVAPLLGLWGLIATAAPTGWWTWVARTLPDDAEAGGGLMVAVVQLSIALGSTVGGFAFDHSGYQSTFIISGLLLVIAAALTLLTSRKDTHSTH
- a CDS encoding alpha/beta hydrolase; its protein translation is MKIFTMLLGLLISSFAATGADMSNGADNFYQSDKVIRQKVTFKNQYQMNVTGNLFMPKEMNQNSKNPAIIVGHPMGAVKEQSSNLYAQKLAEQGFVTLAIDLSFWGESEGQPRNAVSPDIYAEDFSAAVDYLGTRPWIDHNRIGVLGICGSGSFVISAAKIDPRMKAIATVSMYDMGSANRNALHHSLTLAQRKQIIADAAEQRYTEFTGGEKKYTSGTVHKIDENSSPIEKEFYDFYRTPRGEFTPQGTTSQLTTHPTLTSNVKFMNFYPFNDIETISPRPVLFITGDQAHSKEFSEDAWKRAGQPKELYIVPGAGHVDLYDRTDLIPFAKLTAFFKDNLK
- a CDS encoding 4Fe-4S dicluster domain-containing protein, with protein sequence MTDFILVDAQRCIACRTCEIACAQAHLPQGSVNQTAFFPRLNVYKSSLASAPAICHQCENAPCVSACPTGALSLDKHRVRSDSARCIGCKNCIVACPFGCISIEASANADSAEIIKCDLCAAREAGPACVEVCPTFALKLLRADELTALKDKRAKETGQAAFLLHL
- a CDS encoding FAD-dependent oxidoreductase, with the protein product MNKFIVADPRECIGCHACEVACVVAHNHHLWPEERSAFIPRIQVAFQGASSVAVTCRHCNDAPCVTSCPVDALQFGDGEIKLVEQRCIGCKNCLVACPFGAIKMVSRPDRTAAAQKCDLCGHQAAPACVANCPTQALHLLDGPTLAALRHQRQRRTVCGDDQPNTAPGLAARLLDKPARQGALKIDAAQRKTHFQEIYRGLEAERAGAESRRCLYCAQKAWCNWTCPLHNAIPDFIRLVDQGDILAAAELCHQTSTLPEICGRVCPQDRLCEGACTLKSRSGAVTIGNLERYITDTAFEMGWRPAIGAVTPRAEKVAIIGAGPAGLGCADILARAGIQAEVFDRHPEIGGLLTFGIPPFKLDKALMAHRRDIFSTMGIRFHLNCEIGRDVLFSELMVHYDAVFLATGTYGFLQAGLAHEDAPGVVQALPFLIASTREVKGLDEDRRYPWINVRGKNVVVLGGGDTAMDCLRTAIRREAASVTCAYRRDEASMPGSKKEVLNAREEGVEFLFNVQPQHIQRDRKGRVNGIRLIRTQPGEPGPDGRRRPQPVKGSEFVQPADVLIMALGFRPHAMPWLDRYAIKRDEWGLIKTGGSARLATRTSQRKVFAGGDAVHGADLVVTAMAAGRQAARDILTMLDQQPTKLKAMQEAL
- a CDS encoding molybdopterin cofactor-binding domain-containing protein, which encodes METTIVGSEVPRTDGAAKVKGLAVYGDDLVMKNMLYGVCRYADIPAGQITSLDLSEARSVPGVVRIATWDDIPGEKKIGVVTPDYPPIVERDIAFRGDVVAVVAAETYEAACLAAEKIKIAYKPCMPVTSPQEALQPGARLIHPDSDSNIINHHFTLKGDIDAGFATSTHIFEREYQVGFQEHAYIEPESITTCYDDNEQIITLYGSIQNAHRVRGFVAKYLGLPHAKVNVKRSVLGGSFGGKDDIIDHLACRAALLTWLTSRPVKMTYNREQSMRESYKRHPYTMKYKIGLDDDARIQAIKIDVLADGGSYAGQTVFVTWRSSVQAAGPYNIPNVRIDVTGVYTNNNYTSAYRGFGAPQVIFANESLMDEVAQAMGLSPVELRLRNILRQGDTSMAGQVLSGHTVSASEVLQKAIDKTDFEDKRRHYAALNAAGGPIKYGIGLALSHRGCSLGAEGLDASSALIQVNADGSINISTSVSENGQGLQTTMSLIAAEAFGVPLESVSFSEPATAMIADGGSTVASRGTLMGGQAVLNAADKIKQRMANAIAERLSIQDDKDLVWENGRVFNRHHPYNRLLFTEVVNLTKATGANLSAYGWHVAPPIHWDEEKGTGNPYFTWVYGCQVADITLDTRTGKIEIVRATAVHDVGKVINKVGFEGQVCGGIAQGMVGYGMLEDFNIEQGDVKSENFDTYLLPTIKDMPEIDIIAVENHDNAGPYGAKVLGEPVLELGAAALNNAVSFAMGQRNYTLPLTLEQVKLGYALKKPERQSELMVSSGEKKQVLRINTLQLQRAKTLDEALDYLAEGHARPVAGGTDVLVQARLSNDPLKLVDISGVQALKMLEETADGGVAIGAGVCFSDLTASPWVQKKYPLLVTACNTIGSLQLRNRATLGGNIANAAPCADSVPPLIIYDADVELQSRRRGIRRVPLGDFITAGYRTLLQPDELLTAVILPPPPEYERLQQRYLQLGRRNALNITRQSLTGQFVIDNAKNLIRCRLVDGAMFSKPQRLIRLEKCLTGRRLDAQLIEEGASVMHDMLNQAIGTRWSAAYKVPVGVEMLRQMLEEALTAQQQ
- a CDS encoding (2Fe-2S)-binding protein, yielding MKVIELKVNGICVRREVDDNRRLIDFLREDLQLTGTKEGCSVGECGACTVILEGKAVCSCLLLAAQCDGAQITTVEALRHDKIGQRLQSAFVRHGGVQCGFCTPGFLMSAKALLDATPRPSDRQIYDALEGNLCRCTGYRPIIKSIKAVLEET
- a CDS encoding nucleotidyltransferase family protein; this encodes MARNAGAKKQCLVLAAGLSSRMGEWKMMLPWGDTTILDSALENALSFCDRVLLVTGYQGARLQRRYAGRAAITLCHNENYLQGMFSSVRCGAKRLAPGDFFVVPGDMPLLSGEIYAALWRHRYLNCCLVPEYDGGCGHPVLLPADMREVILQANNEANLKALVKARGRQPVSVATPCIHWDLDTPAQYQQLFGIPLMSDHTF
- a CDS encoding sigma 54-interacting transcriptional regulator is translated as MKIQKTVQHFAALLANVLHLEVEIVDNALRRIAGTGPYSQRLGQVPASNTLLLSEVIERQREVVIFDSQRNSLCQACTQRESCKERGFVGVPVIYKQHCLGVISLVAMNNEQLHHLRAHTTMFIEYIRHISTLLADNITELQQKESRIDPLLTFMAQQTEQGVILFDAQRRIIFINNVARQQLNISEPPPTPAVISPLLNKERAEQDITLSLNDHCWRLYGRWQESDNGVLLVLFRSLQPINDRREPETPEIKNLTGNSCVMRNLKALINRIAPSPSSVMIIGESGTGKEVVAHAIHRLSPRYEKAFIAINCAAIPENLLESELFGYARGAFTGAAPGGKKGLIQLASGGTLFLDEIGDMPLTLQARLLRAIESREVMPIGASQPVQVDIRIISATHQNLQEKISLGLFREDLYYRLNVVPLHLPPLRKRENDLVLLLNHFLVLHAERIGRPVSGVSPEVLRLLSAYPWPGNVRELSNLVEYLVNIVPEGEVIDSSLLPPVYHLRAYPSEMPDASEKIVATSATFPATSAENDAVSNLKKVEKSLIEEALQRVHNKKQIADELGIGVATLYRKIKKYGLT